Proteins found in one Planctomycetaceae bacterium genomic segment:
- a CDS encoding transketolase C-terminal domain-containing protein, translating to MRKALLDILTQLMHADRSIYILTADTGFHVFDEFPQRFPNRFINVGISEAAMIGMAAGLAMAGKQVFTYGIVPFVTMRCFEQIRVDLCYPNLPVKVIGVGGGLTYGPAGMTHHSIEDIALMSCLPNMSVVCPGDPVETGLAIEASMVLKGPCYLRLGKSGEPAVHPRRPEGFAIGKGIALRRGRDVALVATGNMLATAAAACDLLERRGLSCELISMHTVKPIDADLIAEAASRCPVIATLEEHSIIGGLGSMVAGVAADRGLKVALRRFALPDRYEHKAGSQEYLRGQYGLTAEAVAADLLKIAAAAD from the coding sequence ATGAGGAAGGCGCTGCTGGACATCCTGACGCAGTTGATGCACGCCGACCGGTCGATCTACATCCTGACGGCCGACACGGGCTTTCACGTCTTTGACGAGTTCCCGCAGCGTTTTCCGAATCGTTTCATCAACGTGGGCATCAGCGAGGCGGCGATGATCGGCATGGCGGCGGGGCTGGCCATGGCGGGCAAGCAGGTCTTCACGTACGGGATCGTTCCGTTCGTGACGATGCGATGCTTCGAGCAGATCCGCGTGGACCTGTGCTACCCCAATCTGCCGGTGAAGGTCATCGGCGTCGGCGGCGGGCTGACGTACGGGCCGGCGGGCATGACGCATCATTCCATCGAAGACATCGCCCTCATGAGCTGCCTGCCCAACATGTCGGTGGTCTGTCCCGGCGATCCGGTCGAGACCGGCCTGGCGATCGAGGCGTCGATGGTGCTGAAGGGCCCGTGCTATCTGCGCCTGGGCAAGAGCGGCGAGCCCGCGGTACACCCGCGCAGGCCCGAAGGCTTTGCCATCGGCAAGGGCATTGCGCTGCGCCGCGGACGCGACGTGGCGCTGGTCGCCACGGGCAACATGCTCGCCACGGCCGCCGCCGCGTGTGACCTGCTGGAGCGGCGAGGCCTGTCGTGCGAGCTGATCAGCATGCATACCGTCAAACCTATCGACGCGGACTTGATCGCCGAGGCAGCGTCGCGATGCCCCGTCATCGCCACGCTGGAAGAGCACAGCATCATCGGCGGGCTGGGCAGCATGGTCGCCGGCGTCGCGGCCGACCGCGGGCTCAAGGTCGCCCTGCGGCGCTTCGCCCTTCCGGACCGATATGAACACAAGGCCGGCAGCCAGGAGTATCTCCGCGGGCAGTATGGTCTGACGGCCGAAGCCGTCGCCGCCGACCTGCTGAAGATCGCCGCCGCGGCGGACTGA
- a CDS encoding glycosyltransferase family 9 protein — MSIERRKILIVKLGYSETLLPIVGQTCSLGDVFRTTAILHLFKDDHVTWLTDHAAVPLLEGNPLIHRLLTFDLLSVLQLLSERFDKVINLEKVPGICSLVNRVSAWSKFGFRLDEESGDAQAFEMAHEAFTLATVESAKRLNDRPWVDVLYKLLGATWNGENYVLGYRPASPVQYDLGFNTHVGKLIPQKAWPMRRWQELERLVQGRFTYSYQQHLNDLKGYMDWIHSCRMLVTGDTLGLYLAVAMNKKVLALFGPTPTSEQSPCENLRLMISPAAPKTVSVMPAPAQDDTCMAALSSQSVFDQITQWMEP; from the coding sequence ATGAGCATCGAACGACGCAAGATTCTCATTGTCAAGCTGGGCTACTCCGAGACGCTGCTGCCGATCGTCGGGCAGACATGCAGCCTCGGCGACGTCTTTCGAACCACGGCTATCCTGCACCTGTTCAAGGACGACCACGTCACGTGGTTGACGGACCATGCGGCCGTGCCATTGCTCGAGGGCAACCCGCTCATCCACCGCCTGCTGACGTTCGACCTGTTGAGCGTGCTGCAGTTGCTCAGCGAGCGGTTCGACAAGGTGATCAACCTTGAGAAGGTTCCTGGCATTTGCTCGCTGGTCAACCGCGTTTCGGCCTGGAGCAAGTTTGGGTTCCGCCTCGACGAGGAAAGCGGCGACGCCCAGGCCTTCGAGATGGCACACGAGGCATTTACCCTGGCGACGGTCGAATCGGCAAAGCGGCTCAACGACCGCCCTTGGGTTGACGTGCTTTACAAGCTGTTGGGCGCCACGTGGAACGGCGAGAACTACGTGCTGGGTTACCGCCCGGCCAGCCCGGTGCAGTACGACCTGGGGTTCAACACGCACGTGGGCAAGCTCATTCCGCAGAAGGCCTGGCCGATGCGGCGATGGCAGGAACTCGAGCGCCTCGTCCAAGGCCGCTTCACCTACAGCTATCAGCAACACCTCAACGACCTCAAAGGGTACATGGACTGGATCCATTCCTGCCGCATGCTGGTGACGGGGGATACGCTGGGTCTCTACTTGGCCGTCGCGATGAACAAGAAAGTGTTGGCCTTGTTCGGCCCTACGCCTACCAGCGAGCAATCGCCATGCGAGAATCTGCGGTTGATGATCTCGCCGGCAGCGCCCAAGACGGTCTCGGTCATGCCCGCTCCCGCGCAGGACGACACCTGCATGGCCGCCCTGTCCTCCCAGAGCGTCTTCGACCAGATCACGCAGTGGATGGAACCGTAA
- a CDS encoding DegT/DnrJ/EryC1/StrS family aminotransferase encodes METQTVPWWKTDLGGPEIESVAAAIRGRHINGGPVCRELEARLAARLGVPHVTVTGSGSAALLAAIKACGVAAGDEVVIPALGFVAPAHAALLAGATVRLADVRADRPLVDPAAVAAAVTPRTKAIVAIHLGGAACDIDTIKSIAAPRGIAVIEDAAQAFASAGPSGPLGTLADAGAFSMGITKLITSGEGGFVATADDRRHEQALRFRNHGTLAIADNVFPQPGFNLRLTDMQAALVLPQLDRLDERIAGVTRVYEFYRRELKDLHYLRLIESNIAGGEAPLWTQVLCADRPRVMTLLAEQGIQTRPFHPPLSLSPHLQCPGDFPRAAFWSDAGLILPSGPDQPPQNLERTVGALRRIATAITAKAPYALR; translated from the coding sequence ATGGAAACGCAGACAGTTCCCTGGTGGAAGACGGACCTGGGCGGTCCGGAGATCGAATCGGTCGCCGCGGCGATCCGCGGACGCCACATCAACGGCGGACCGGTCTGTCGCGAGCTGGAGGCGCGCCTGGCCGCACGCCTGGGCGTGCCGCACGTGACCGTCACCGGTAGCGGCAGCGCTGCGCTGCTGGCGGCGATCAAGGCCTGCGGCGTCGCCGCCGGCGACGAGGTCGTCATCCCCGCGCTGGGGTTTGTGGCCCCGGCCCATGCGGCGCTGCTGGCCGGGGCGACGGTTCGCCTGGCCGACGTTCGGGCCGACCGCCCGCTGGTCGACCCCGCCGCCGTTGCCGCAGCCGTCACGCCCCGCACCAAGGCCATCGTCGCGATTCACCTCGGCGGCGCGGCGTGCGACATCGACACCATCAAGAGTATCGCCGCGCCGCGCGGCATTGCCGTCATCGAAGACGCCGCCCAGGCGTTCGCCAGCGCCGGACCCTCCGGGCCGCTGGGCACGCTCGCTGACGCTGGGGCATTCTCGATGGGCATCACCAAGCTCATCACCAGCGGCGAGGGCGGGTTCGTCGCAACCGCCGACGACCGGCGGCACGAGCAGGCGCTGCGGTTCCGCAACCACGGCACCCTCGCCATCGCCGATAACGTCTTCCCCCAGCCGGGCTTCAACCTGCGCCTGACCGACATGCAAGCCGCCCTGGTGCTGCCTCAACTCGACCGCCTGGATGAACGCATCGCCGGCGTCACGCGGGTCTATGAGTTCTACCGCCGCGAATTGAAAGACCTGCATTACCTGCGCCTGATCGAGTCGAACATAGCCGGTGGCGAGGCGCCCCTGTGGACGCAAGTCCTCTGCGCCGACCGCCCGCGCGTGATGACGCTGCTGGCCGAGCAGGGCATCCAGACGCGGCCGTTCCATCCGCCGCTGAGCCTCTCGCCGCACCTGCAATGCCCGGGCGACTTCCCCCGCGCAGCGTTCTGGAGCGACGCAGGACTGATCCTCCCCAGCGGACCCGATCAACCGCCGCAGAACCTGGAGCGCACCGTCGGAGCCCTGCGCCGCATCGCAACGGCCATCACAGCCAAAGCCCCCTACGCCCTCCGGTAA
- a CDS encoding radical SAM protein, producing the protein MFDTNFDNQKLMYHPAEVARWLRTGRTRGPLYTEMELCSSCNCRCVFCAVDYLVNKSHDRIDVDLAHKVIDGLHALGNKSVMFCGHGEPLLHSRAGEIIADCSRRMSTSLTTNGLALTADRTEIIDALEWVRFSINGCSAENYAAIHGVSAEMFERVMGNVAAAVERKRRDKLDVVIGAQLVLLQDNADGAVDLARRLKDIGVDYFSVKPYSQHPLRPQRLEVDYSRFESLGQELASLQNERFKVIYRRGSMSKAGAAKPYRRCYGTHFLSFVSATGDVWECNVFAGDERFLIGNAQAETMSEIWTGPRRRQVLAYIANEMSIDGCRDICRMDECNRYLWRLRHPRPHDNFI; encoded by the coding sequence ATGTTCGACACCAACTTCGACAACCAGAAGCTGATGTATCATCCCGCCGAGGTGGCCCGATGGCTCAGGACCGGCCGTACGCGCGGGCCGCTCTACACGGAGATGGAATTGTGCAGTTCGTGCAACTGCCGCTGCGTGTTCTGCGCGGTCGATTACCTGGTCAACAAGAGCCACGACCGCATCGACGTGGACCTGGCGCACAAGGTCATCGACGGCCTGCATGCCCTGGGCAACAAGTCCGTGATGTTCTGCGGGCATGGGGAACCGCTGCTGCACAGCCGCGCGGGAGAGATCATCGCCGACTGCTCGAGACGGATGAGCACGTCGCTGACGACCAACGGTCTGGCGCTGACCGCCGATCGCACGGAGATCATTGACGCTCTGGAGTGGGTGCGGTTTTCCATCAACGGTTGCAGCGCGGAGAATTATGCCGCCATCCACGGCGTATCGGCGGAGATGTTCGAGCGGGTGATGGGTAATGTCGCCGCGGCCGTCGAGCGTAAGCGCCGCGATAAGCTGGACGTGGTGATCGGCGCCCAGCTCGTGCTGCTGCAGGACAACGCCGACGGCGCCGTGGACCTGGCGCGTCGGCTCAAAGACATCGGCGTGGACTACTTCAGCGTCAAGCCGTACTCGCAGCATCCCCTTCGCCCGCAGCGCCTGGAGGTCGACTACAGCCGCTTCGAGAGCCTCGGCCAGGAGCTGGCGTCGCTGCAGAACGAGCGGTTCAAGGTGATCTACCGCCGCGGGTCGATGTCCAAGGCCGGCGCCGCCAAGCCGTACCGCCGCTGCTACGGGACGCACTTTCTGTCATTCGTCTCGGCCACGGGCGACGTGTGGGAGTGCAATGTTTTTGCCGGCGACGAGCGGTTCCTGATCGGCAACGCCCAGGCGGAAACGATGAGCGAGATCTGGACGGGTCCGCGTCGACGCCAGGTGTTGGCGTACATCGCTAATGAAATGAGCATCGACGGTTGCCGCGACATCTGCCGCATGGACGAGTGCAACCGCTACCTCTGGCGCCTCCGGCACCCGCGGCCTCACGACAACTTCATTTGA
- a CDS encoding methyltransferase domain-containing protein has translation MGYVDFISSLHKKTSRNYLERVARGDKAACAEVARQFGRDYWDGDRKHGYGGFRYDGRWAGVAAEMIRHYGLRPGQRVLDVGCGKGYLLYELMTALPGLEVCGLDISAYAIANAKEEVQPLLTQGQAQALPYEDGRFDLVISITTLHNLYIYDLAAALGEIERVKAPGGGSYVVVESYRNQQEKDNLLNWQLTCECFFTPQEWQWLFERLGYRGDYSFIYFE, from the coding sequence ATGGGTTACGTGGATTTCATTTCGTCGCTGCACAAGAAGACCTCACGGAACTATCTCGAGCGCGTCGCGCGGGGCGACAAGGCCGCCTGCGCCGAAGTGGCGCGGCAGTTCGGGCGCGACTACTGGGACGGCGACCGCAAGCATGGTTACGGCGGGTTCCGCTACGACGGGCGCTGGGCGGGCGTGGCGGCGGAGATGATTCGGCACTACGGCCTGAGGCCCGGCCAGCGCGTGCTCGACGTCGGCTGCGGCAAGGGCTACCTGCTGTACGAGCTGATGACGGCCTTGCCGGGGCTGGAGGTGTGCGGCCTGGACATCTCCGCCTACGCGATCGCCAACGCCAAGGAGGAAGTGCAGCCGCTGCTGACGCAGGGCCAGGCGCAGGCGCTGCCTTATGAAGACGGGCGGTTCGACCTGGTGATCTCGATCACGACGCTGCACAATCTGTACATTTACGACCTGGCCGCGGCGCTGGGGGAGATCGAGCGGGTCAAGGCTCCCGGCGGCGGCAGCTATGTCGTCGTCGAGTCGTATCGCAATCAGCAGGAGAAAGACAACCTGCTGAACTGGCAGCTTACGTGCGAGTGTTTCTTCACGCCGCAGGAATGGCAGTGGCTGTTCGAGCGGCTTGGATATCGCGGCGATTATTCGTTCATCTATTTCGAGTAG
- a CDS encoding radical SAM protein, with protein sequence MSQVYSNAKIFHFHQKLSAMQAGRLTAPLHVRLKPTNRCNHRCNYCCYRSEALLLSELMRVQDEIPRDKMLEIAADLSGMGVRAVTFTGGGEPLVYPHIVEAIEQLTAGGVKVAMLTNGALLAGKAADLLARRAVWVRVSMDAADAGTYAASRGVGAGEFDRVCGNIADFCRIDGRTCTIGLNLIVTSENNRQVLDFLRMAKGLGVEHVKVSCAVISTQPHENAHYQEPFFESVKAQIALGQAELAGDGFEVIDKFHRPDSRQESFARSYTSCPFAQCLTVIAADLNLYTCQDKAYSAAGLLGSIRDQSFRQAWSSEGLRRKLAAINPSVHCRHHCVAEGKNLALLDYFGADPEHLDFV encoded by the coding sequence ATGTCACAGGTGTACAGCAACGCGAAGATCTTTCACTTTCACCAGAAGCTCTCGGCCATGCAGGCCGGGCGGTTGACGGCGCCGCTTCACGTGCGCCTCAAGCCGACCAACCGCTGCAATCACCGCTGCAACTATTGCTGCTATCGCAGCGAGGCGCTGCTGCTGAGCGAACTGATGCGCGTGCAGGACGAGATCCCGCGCGACAAGATGCTTGAGATCGCCGCCGACCTGTCCGGCATGGGCGTGCGGGCCGTCACCTTCACCGGCGGCGGCGAGCCGCTGGTGTATCCGCACATCGTCGAGGCGATCGAGCAGCTTACCGCCGGCGGCGTGAAGGTGGCCATGCTCACCAACGGGGCGCTGTTGGCCGGCAAGGCGGCGGACCTGCTCGCCCGCCGCGCCGTCTGGGTGCGCGTCTCGATGGACGCCGCCGACGCCGGGACTTACGCCGCCAGCCGCGGCGTCGGCGCCGGCGAGTTCGACCGCGTCTGCGGCAACATCGCCGATTTCTGCCGCATCGACGGCCGCACGTGTACGATAGGGCTCAACCTGATCGTCACCAGCGAGAACAATCGGCAGGTGCTCGATTTCCTCCGCATGGCCAAGGGCCTGGGCGTCGAGCACGTGAAGGTATCGTGCGCGGTCATCAGCACGCAGCCGCATGAGAACGCCCATTATCAGGAACCGTTTTTCGAGTCGGTCAAGGCGCAGATCGCGTTAGGCCAGGCGGAACTGGCTGGCGACGGTTTTGAGGTGATCGACAAGTTTCACCGCCCCGACAGCCGCCAGGAATCGTTTGCCCGCTCGTACACCTCGTGCCCGTTCGCGCAGTGTCTGACGGTAATCGCGGCCGACCTGAACCTCTACACCTGCCAGGACAAGGCATACTCGGCGGCGGGGCTGCTGGGGTCGATCCGCGATCAGAGCTTCCGCCAGGCGTGGTCAAGCGAGGGGCTGCGGCGGAAGTTGGCGGCGATCAACCCCAGCGTCCACTGCCGCCACCACTGCGTGGCCGAGGGCAAGAACCTGGCGCTGCTGGATTACTTTGGGGCCGACCCCGAACACCTGGATTTCGTCTGA
- the ricT gene encoding regulatory iron-sulfur-containing complex subunit RicT: MSDATASTGDSHAPRGDQTSAPPDQPAQTPSRRPTLLEAMLAGGLPAESENQLLQPPPAPPQDAPPDADKSFEERVKEAAIRAQAEAANRPDNAADEPLIAFENLPEISDSRPALAAVDIQEDDIFHGEEEPLPTRDAVEAPVSAPEPLVAPAPDPLWEQDPAAPVLTAEQIKAQQQDAAWAQRAKLAQAAKPRTKVPAIIEGPMVVVRFGVMRGVGQFRHNLSSPPPCGTRVVIRTPRGIEIGEVTGAVVPEASDAAPQTPGDPPATAPKAAESTEAPEYRVDPAALEGLCGQGCGGGQHSRRGCMTRADLAAYVAFPGEEYAIPEEGRVLRVANAQDLVDAQRIKDLSRQEAIFCRAEARKMGLTMKIVGVDHVLGGDRIIFYFTSEHRIDFRKLVQALSGEYHTRIEMRQVGARDEARLVADYEKCGQQCCCQSFLKELKPVSMRMAKTQKASLDPTKISGRCGRLMCCMRYEDDTYEDLRKLLPKRKTFVRTAEVFGKVLDGEILSQMVLLALADGTQIAVPNESIIERNMKAPPEDLAPRPQLGHGSVRRPGPGLPARAAAAPRPVPPPRPALAPAPAETQPAAAPRPAQGAEAPAPGAADGQGKKKRRRRRRKGKPGNNPQGGGPAGNAPPPAPQGGAPEQPASE; encoded by the coding sequence ATGTCCGATGCAACGGCTTCGACAGGCGATTCGCACGCGCCGCGCGGCGATCAGACCTCTGCCCCGCCCGATCAACCCGCCCAAACGCCCTCCCGCAGGCCTACGCTGCTGGAGGCGATGCTCGCCGGCGGGCTGCCCGCTGAAAGCGAAAACCAGCTTCTGCAGCCGCCGCCCGCGCCGCCCCAGGACGCCCCGCCCGACGCGGACAAGTCGTTTGAGGAACGGGTCAAGGAAGCGGCCATTCGCGCCCAGGCGGAGGCGGCCAACCGCCCCGACAACGCCGCGGACGAGCCGCTGATCGCTTTCGAAAACCTGCCCGAGATCTCGGACTCTCGACCGGCCCTGGCGGCCGTGGATATCCAGGAGGACGACATATTTCACGGCGAGGAGGAACCCCTGCCCACGCGGGACGCGGTCGAGGCGCCCGTCTCGGCGCCCGAGCCGCTGGTCGCGCCCGCGCCGGACCCGCTGTGGGAGCAAGACCCCGCCGCGCCGGTCCTGACGGCCGAGCAGATCAAGGCCCAGCAGCAGGACGCGGCCTGGGCGCAGCGTGCGAAGCTGGCGCAGGCGGCCAAACCGCGGACGAAGGTTCCGGCGATCATCGAAGGTCCGATGGTCGTGGTTCGGTTCGGGGTGATGCGGGGCGTCGGGCAGTTTCGTCACAATCTGTCGTCGCCGCCGCCGTGCGGGACGCGCGTGGTGATCCGGACGCCCCGGGGCATCGAGATCGGCGAGGTCACCGGGGCGGTCGTGCCCGAGGCCTCCGACGCGGCGCCCCAGACGCCGGGCGACCCGCCCGCCACCGCCCCTAAGGCCGCCGAATCCACTGAAGCCCCCGAGTACCGAGTCGATCCGGCGGCCCTGGAAGGTCTCTGCGGTCAGGGCTGCGGCGGTGGTCAGCACAGCCGTCGCGGCTGCATGACCCGGGCCGACCTCGCGGCGTACGTGGCTTTCCCAGGCGAGGAGTACGCGATTCCTGAGGAGGGGCGGGTGCTGCGCGTGGCCAACGCCCAGGACCTCGTCGACGCCCAGCGCATCAAGGACCTGTCCCGCCAGGAGGCGATCTTCTGCCGCGCCGAGGCCAGGAAGATGGGCCTGACGATGAAGATCGTCGGCGTCGATCACGTCCTCGGCGGCGACCGCATCATCTTCTACTTCACCTCCGAGCACCGCATCGACTTCCGCAAGCTCGTCCAGGCGCTGTCCGGCGAATACCACACCCGCATCGAAATGCGGCAGGTGGGCGCGCGCGACGAAGCGCGCCTGGTGGCCGATTACGAAAAGTGCGGCCAGCAGTGCTGCTGCCAGTCGTTCCTCAAGGAACTCAAGCCCGTCTCGATGCGCATGGCCAAGACGCAGAAGGCCTCGCTGGACCCGACGAAGATTTCCGGTCGCTGCGGCAGGCTCATGTGCTGCATGCGGTACGAGGACGATACGTATGAAGATCTGCGCAAGCTCCTGCCCAAGCGCAAGACCTTCGTCCGCACCGCGGAGGTGTTCGGCAAGGTGCTCGACGGGGAGATTCTCAGCCAGATGGTCCTGCTGGCGCTGGCCGACGGTACGCAGATCGCCGTGCCCAACGAGAGCATCATCGAACGCAACATGAAGGCCCCGCCCGAGGACCTGGCGCCGCGTCCGCAGTTGGGCCATGGGTCCGTGCGACGCCCGGGTCCAGGTTTGCCCGCCCGCGCCGCCGCGGCGCCGCGACCGGTCCCGCCGCCCCGCCCCGCACTGGCGCCGGCGCCGGCCGAAACGCAGCCCGCTGCCGCCCCGCGTCCCGCTCAAGGCGCCGAGGCGCCCGCGCCGGGCGCCGCCGACGGACAGGGCAAGAAGAAACGCCGTCGCCGTCGACGCAAAGGCAAGCCGGGTAATAATCCTCAAGGCGGCGGTCCGGCGGGCAACGCTCCCCCGCCGGCGCCTCAGGGCGGCGCGCCCGAGCAACCCGCGTCTGAATAA